Proteins encoded in a region of the Bacillus methanolicus genome:
- the cas2 gene encoding CRISPR-associated endonuclease Cas2 — protein MRQYVLVSYDISDSKRWRKVYKIMKAFGEHVQYSVFICQLTELQEADLKSKLEDIVHHQQDQVMFVHIGPVTRDQLNKKISTVGRDYYPRDLSKLIY, from the coding sequence ATGAGACAATATGTATTGGTAAGTTATGATATTTCTGACTCAAAACGATGGAGAAAGGTCTACAAAATAATGAAGGCGTTTGGAGAACATGTGCAGTATTCTGTTTTTATCTGCCAGTTGACCGAATTGCAAGAAGCGGACTTGAAAAGCAAATTAGAAGATATTGTGCACCATCAACAAGATCAAGTTATGTTCGTCCATATAGGCCCAGTTACACGCGATCAGTTAAATAAAAAAATATCTACTGTCGGAAGAGATTACTACCCAAGAGATTTATCAAAGTTAATTTATTAA
- the cas4g/cas1g gene encoding CRISPR-associated endonuclease Cas4g/Cas1g codes for MSIPIRMLNEIQYCERLYYIMHVQGIFEESADTIEGDAQHRRAENRMRKGTIAPTELWGEAPLSLHLGDDHLNIVGKLDTVTLEKDLWVPVESKHSSAPDGSQSFKVETYDLQGTAWPNDQIQLCAQGLLLRANGYSSDYGYLYYRGNKKKVRVDFTQDLINLTNYYIRKAHELINKPIPKPLKDSNKCFRCSLNYVCLPDETNYLIGASTNIRKIVPNRDDGGILYVSEPGTKLGKSGESLTIRYPDGRSDEIPIKDIIHVSLMGNVQCSTQLTHTLMACGITISYLSTHGQMIGYTMPPVTKNIFLRKNQFIKFQHYDHALRLSQWIIYAKISNQRTLLRRNGSAPKSLLQELKELRDKAISAESIESLRGIEGRAAKLYFEAFPTMLKLKGVDRKAFMNGRNRRPPKDPVNALLSLGYTLLARDVLAACTGVGLDPMFGFYHSIEPGRPALALDLMEPFRPLIVDSVVLRILNTQELDLDDFYRGEDSCQLNKNGRKKFFAAYERRLHETLTHPRFGYKISYRRTLDVEVRLLARYLEGEVNEYRPVTTR; via the coding sequence TTGTCTATACCGATTAGAATGCTTAATGAAATCCAATATTGTGAACGACTGTACTATATCATGCACGTACAAGGGATTTTTGAAGAAAGTGCTGACACAATTGAAGGGGATGCACAGCACCGCAGGGCGGAAAATCGTATGAGAAAAGGGACGATTGCCCCCACGGAATTGTGGGGGGAAGCCCCGCTTAGTTTGCATTTAGGTGATGATCATCTAAATATTGTAGGAAAGTTGGATACAGTTACTCTGGAAAAAGACCTTTGGGTGCCGGTAGAAAGCAAACACTCATCTGCTCCTGACGGCAGTCAAAGTTTTAAGGTTGAAACCTATGATCTACAGGGTACGGCATGGCCAAATGATCAGATTCAATTATGTGCACAAGGGTTATTGCTAAGGGCAAATGGCTATTCATCTGATTATGGTTATCTTTATTATCGAGGCAATAAGAAAAAAGTTAGAGTGGATTTTACTCAAGATCTTATCAATCTTACAAATTATTATATTAGGAAAGCTCATGAACTGATAAATAAGCCGATTCCAAAGCCGCTTAAAGATTCCAATAAATGTTTCCGATGTTCGTTGAACTATGTTTGTTTACCGGATGAGACGAATTATCTGATTGGTGCTAGTACGAATATTAGAAAAATTGTTCCTAACAGAGACGATGGAGGAATCTTATATGTTTCAGAACCTGGGACAAAATTAGGAAAAAGTGGAGAAAGCCTGACAATTCGCTATCCTGATGGAAGATCAGATGAAATTCCAATTAAAGATATCATCCATGTTTCTTTAATGGGGAATGTGCAATGCTCTACACAGCTTACACATACTTTAATGGCATGTGGGATTACAATTAGCTACTTGTCTACTCATGGACAAATGATTGGATACACAATGCCGCCCGTTACCAAGAATATTTTTCTCCGTAAGAATCAATTTATCAAATTTCAGCACTATGATCATGCTTTGAGACTTTCCCAATGGATCATATATGCTAAAATTTCAAACCAAAGGACTTTACTTCGACGTAATGGATCCGCGCCTAAATCTTTGCTTCAAGAATTGAAAGAACTCCGTGACAAGGCAATTTCGGCAGAGAGTATAGAAAGTCTAAGAGGAATTGAAGGTCGTGCTGCCAAACTATATTTTGAGGCTTTCCCAACAATGTTAAAACTTAAAGGTGTCGATAGAAAAGCTTTTATGAATGGAAGAAACAGAAGGCCTCCCAAAGATCCGGTAAATGCTCTCCTTTCTTTAGGTTATACACTGTTAGCACGGGATGTTTTAGCTGCTTGTACTGGTGTAGGATTGGATCCAATGTTTGGATTTTATCATTCTATTGAACCCGGAAGGCCGGCTCTTGCATTGGACCTTATGGAGCCATTTCGCCCTCTTATTGTTGATAGCGTCGTTTTAAGAATTTTAAATACACAAGAACTTGATTTAGACGATTTTTATCGAGGAGAGGACAGCTGCCAGTTAAACAAGAATGGCCGAAAAAAATTTTTTGCTGCATATGAACGTCGTCTTCATGAGACCTTAACTCATCCCCGTTTTGGGTACAAAATTAGTTATCGAAGAACTTTAGATGTAGAGGTACGGTTATTGGCTAGATACCTTGAGGGGGAAGTTAATGAATATAGGCCAGTAACTACACGGTAG
- the cas12b gene encoding type V CRISPR-associated protein Cas12b — MAVRSMKLKMKTNTGQDSIHLRKALWRTHRLVNEGIAYYMDLLTLFRQDVIGDKTKEEIQSELLQKIREQQRNNGSLKEIGSDQEILTLLRQLYELIIPSAIGESGDANQLGNKFLYPLVDPNSQAGKGTSKAGRKPRWKRMQEEGDPNWEIEKQKDDERKAKDRTVKILNNLNNLGLLPLFTLFTSKQKDIEWLPMGKRQSVRKWDKDMFIQAIERLLSWESWNRRVADEREKLKEKVENYYKENLSGGEKWIEKIREFEKDRDKELAQNAFASNDGYLITSRQIRGWDRVYEKWSKLPESASKEELWKVVAEQQSKMSEGFGDPKVFSFLAELENRDIWRGHPERIYRIAVYNGLLKRLSQTREQATFTLPDAIEHPLWVRYEAQGGTNLNLFKLEQNSKKELKVILSKMIWPKEEGWFEKEKVEITLAPSKQSIRQIILEEHIKGKQEISFSDYSSGIPLKGVLGGSRIQFNRKHLENHREFLTAGDIGPVFLNLVIDVTPLQEVKNGRLQSPIGKALKIVPSEYPKVIDYKPKELIEWINNSSATSKVGVESLTEGMRIMSIDMGQRTSASVSIFEVVKELPKDKERRLFYNIKDTDLYALHRRSFLLNLPGEVVTKRISQEREERRKNRLIVRAHIRMLASVLKLGTKKTPDERKKAMNKLLENIELNNLWSVADKKAWIREFNELLNMAFYNEEIWKENVIQLHRRMEPYVGQIVSKWRRGLSDGRRNLAGISMWNIDELEDTRRLLISWSKRSRTPGEANRIENDEPFGTNLLEHIQNVKEDRLKQMANLIVMTALGYKYDEGEPNKDKRWKETYPACQVILFENLNRYLFNLDRSRRENSKLMKWAHRSIPKTVYMQGEMFGLQVGDVRSEFSSRFHAKTGAPGIRCRALTEEDLKDGSYVLNQLIESNFINENEINHLRKGDIVPWEGGELFATLSKPYKKESDDNELTVIHADINAAQNLQKRFWQQNSEVFRVSCQLAKVGDDEVYVPKSESVKKYLGKGKFVKVSDKQEVYNLEKSDKIKIKIKTDSTIELQDLDELGEIAQTIELAEEQQKKYVTLFRDPSGYFFNNGTWRPQKEFWSIVNNIIRNCLKKKILKNKVEV, encoded by the coding sequence ATGGCTGTTCGCAGTATGAAATTAAAAATGAAAACGAATACAGGACAAGATTCGATTCATTTACGCAAAGCTCTTTGGCGAACACATCGACTAGTTAATGAAGGTATTGCTTACTACATGGATTTATTGACTCTCTTTCGTCAAGATGTAATTGGTGATAAAACTAAAGAAGAAATTCAGTCGGAACTACTACAGAAAATCAGAGAACAACAACGGAATAATGGTTCTCTTAAAGAGATTGGAAGTGATCAGGAAATCCTTACTTTGCTTCGCCAATTATATGAGTTAATCATTCCTTCGGCTATTGGAGAAAGCGGTGATGCAAATCAATTAGGAAATAAGTTTTTGTATCCTCTTGTTGATCCAAACAGCCAAGCAGGAAAGGGCACTTCCAAAGCAGGTCGAAAGCCCAGATGGAAACGAATGCAAGAAGAAGGAGATCCAAATTGGGAAATTGAGAAACAAAAGGATGATGAGAGAAAAGCTAAAGATCGAACTGTAAAAATTTTAAATAATCTTAATAATTTAGGTTTATTGCCTTTGTTTACTCTATTTACAAGCAAACAAAAAGATATTGAGTGGCTTCCAATGGGAAAACGCCAATCTGTTCGGAAATGGGATAAAGATATGTTTATTCAAGCAATCGAGCGGCTTTTGTCATGGGAATCGTGGAACCGTCGAGTTGCAGATGAGCGGGAAAAGTTAAAAGAGAAAGTTGAGAATTATTATAAAGAGAATTTATCAGGTGGCGAAAAGTGGATAGAAAAAATTAGGGAGTTTGAAAAGGATCGAGACAAGGAATTGGCTCAAAACGCATTTGCCTCAAATGACGGGTATTTAATCACCTCAAGGCAAATACGTGGATGGGATCGTGTTTATGAAAAATGGAGTAAATTGCCTGAATCAGCTTCAAAGGAAGAGTTATGGAAGGTTGTTGCAGAACAACAAAGCAAGATGTCAGAAGGATTCGGAGATCCTAAAGTGTTCAGCTTTTTGGCTGAATTGGAAAATAGAGATATATGGCGAGGACATCCAGAAAGGATCTATCGTATTGCAGTTTACAATGGTTTGTTAAAACGGCTTTCACAAACAAGAGAACAAGCAACTTTTACACTTCCGGATGCTATTGAACATCCGCTTTGGGTACGTTATGAGGCGCAAGGCGGGACGAATTTAAATCTCTTTAAACTCGAACAAAATTCAAAAAAGGAACTTAAGGTTATTCTTAGTAAAATGATTTGGCCTAAAGAAGAGGGCTGGTTTGAAAAAGAAAAGGTAGAGATCACCTTGGCGCCTTCAAAGCAATCTATCCGACAAATTATTTTAGAAGAGCATATTAAAGGAAAGCAAGAAATAAGTTTTTCAGACTATAGCTCTGGTATTCCTCTTAAAGGGGTATTAGGTGGATCAAGGATCCAATTTAACAGAAAACATCTTGAGAACCACCGTGAGTTTTTAACTGCAGGTGATATTGGGCCAGTTTTTCTGAATTTAGTTATTGATGTGACACCGTTACAAGAAGTGAAAAATGGTCGGCTTCAATCTCCAATTGGAAAAGCATTAAAAATTGTGCCTTCAGAATATCCAAAAGTAATTGACTATAAACCGAAAGAATTAATTGAATGGATAAATAACAGTTCAGCTACAAGTAAGGTCGGAGTTGAGTCGTTAACCGAAGGAATGCGAATTATGAGCATTGATATGGGACAACGTACATCAGCATCTGTTTCCATTTTTGAAGTTGTAAAAGAATTGCCGAAAGATAAAGAACGAAGGTTATTTTATAACATTAAAGATACAGATCTATATGCTCTTCATAGACGGAGTTTTCTTTTAAATCTACCTGGAGAAGTAGTTACAAAAAGAATTAGTCAAGAAAGGGAAGAACGCAGAAAGAATCGACTTATTGTAAGAGCGCACATTCGAATGTTAGCTAGTGTATTAAAATTGGGAACAAAAAAGACCCCTGACGAACGGAAGAAAGCAATGAATAAATTATTGGAAAATATAGAATTAAATAATTTGTGGTCAGTTGCTGATAAGAAAGCTTGGATTCGAGAATTTAATGAATTACTAAATATGGCTTTCTATAATGAAGAGATTTGGAAGGAAAATGTAATCCAATTGCATCGCAGAATGGAACCTTATGTCGGTCAAATTGTCAGTAAATGGCGCAGAGGTTTAAGTGATGGTCGCAGAAATCTAGCCGGAATCTCAATGTGGAATATCGACGAATTGGAAGATACAAGACGACTGCTCATCTCTTGGAGCAAAAGGTCCCGTACGCCGGGTGAAGCAAATCGAATTGAAAACGATGAACCATTTGGGACTAATTTGCTAGAGCATATTCAAAATGTAAAAGAAGATCGGCTTAAACAAATGGCTAATTTAATTGTTATGACCGCATTAGGATATAAGTATGATGAAGGAGAGCCGAACAAGGATAAACGTTGGAAAGAAACGTATCCTGCATGCCAGGTGATTTTATTTGAAAATCTTAACCGATATTTGTTCAATCTCGACCGTTCGCGCCGTGAAAATTCAAAGCTAATGAAATGGGCCCACAGAAGCATTCCAAAAACTGTTTATATGCAGGGAGAGATGTTTGGTCTGCAAGTTGGAGACGTTCGGTCAGAGTTTTCTTCCCGGTTTCATGCAAAGACAGGGGCACCGGGAATTCGTTGTCGTGCATTGACTGAAGAGGATTTAAAAGATGGATCCTATGTTTTAAATCAATTAATTGAATCAAATTTTATAAATGAAAATGAGATTAACCACCTGAGAAAAGGTGACATAGTTCCGTGGGAAGGCGGAGAACTATTTGCGACTCTTTCTAAACCTTATAAAAAAGAATCTGATGATAATGAGCTAACCGTTATTCATGCAGATATTAATGCAGCTCAAAATCTTCAAAAAAGATTCTGGCAGCAAAACTCTGAAGTATTTAGAGTATCATGTCAATTAGCAAAAGTGGGCGATGATGAAGTTTATGTTCCAAAATCTGAATCAGTTAAGAAATACTTAGGTAAAGGTAAATTTGTTAAGGTAAGTGATAAACAAGAGGTATATAATTTGGAAAAATCCGACAAAATAAAAATAAAAATAAAAACAGACTCCACAATCGAGCTTCAGGATTTGGACGAACTTGGCGAAATTGCTCAAACTATTGAACTTGCGGAAGAACAGCAGAAAAAATACGTGACGTTGTTCCGTGATCCAAGTGGGTATTTTTTTAATAATGGAACGTGGCGTCCACAAAAAGAGTTTTGGTCAATAGTAAACAATATTATAAGAAACTGTTTAAAGAAGAAAATCCTGAAAAATAAAGTGGAGGTGTGA
- a CDS encoding Uma2 family endonuclease: protein MGMPEGKRKYSYADYLSWDEDISCEVINGEIISMSPSPTPKHQDVVDELTAEFKMFLRGKECMAFSAPIDVCLFAAKETNHDEIKDWVQPDLIVVCDRNKIGEKYITGAPDLVIEVLSPSTTRNDRLIKYKSYEKAGVKEYWIVDPYHMSVEVYKLDGTAYKQAGVFIKEDRLEVSLFEGFSIDLRNVFKD from the coding sequence ATGGGAATGCCGGAAGGAAAACGAAAATATTCTTATGCCGACTATTTATCTTGGGATGAGGATATTTCTTGCGAGGTTATTAACGGGGAAATCATTAGTATGTCACCCTCACCTACCCCGAAGCATCAGGATGTAGTCGATGAACTAACTGCGGAATTCAAAATGTTCCTTCGTGGAAAAGAATGCATGGCATTTTCAGCGCCCATTGACGTTTGTTTATTTGCTGCGAAAGAAACAAATCATGATGAGATTAAAGACTGGGTCCAGCCAGATCTAATTGTCGTATGTGATAGAAATAAAATAGGCGAAAAATATATTACCGGTGCTCCAGACTTAGTAATCGAAGTTCTATCCCCATCAACAACAAGAAATGACCGCTTAATTAAATATAAAAGCTATGAAAAAGCAGGTGTAAAAGAATATTGGATAGTCGATCCATACCATATGTCGGTAGAGGTTTATAAATTGGATGGAACCGCATATAAACAAGCGGGCGTTTTTATAAAAGAGGATCGATTGGAAGTAAGTCTCTTTGAAGGTTTTTCTATTGATTTGAGGAATGTTTTTAAGGATTAA
- the istB gene encoding IS21-like element helper ATPase IstB, translated as MNSLSKSQELLKALRLKETAHYLPTLVKEAETNDSSYLTFLNCILEYEQKRREEKQLEKRLKWANFPFQRTIDEFNLEEQQSLSRKQLNQLKELTWIEQLYNIIFLGPPGVGKTHLAVGLGFVAINQGYKVMFITMGELIHTLKTEEISRKSQTKIKRIRSADLIIIDDLMFMAMDQHEANLFFHLINDLYNKSSIILTSNKAPKEWGELLGDPAITTAILDRILHKAEIIHLNEDSYRMKHRSSIFN; from the coding sequence ATGAACTCATTATCAAAATCACAAGAGCTTTTAAAAGCTCTTCGTTTGAAGGAAACGGCTCATTATTTGCCAACTTTAGTTAAAGAAGCCGAAACGAACGATTCCTCATATCTCACTTTTCTTAATTGCATTTTAGAATACGAGCAAAAAAGAAGGGAAGAAAAGCAGTTAGAAAAGCGACTAAAGTGGGCAAATTTTCCGTTTCAAAGAACAATAGATGAATTTAATTTAGAGGAGCAACAATCATTAAGCAGGAAGCAATTGAATCAACTTAAGGAATTAACATGGATTGAACAATTGTATAACATCATTTTCCTTGGACCGCCAGGTGTCGGAAAGACCCACTTGGCGGTGGGTTTAGGATTTGTAGCTATAAATCAAGGCTATAAAGTGATGTTTATTACAATGGGAGAGCTGATACATACATTGAAAACAGAAGAAATTTCACGTAAATCTCAAACAAAAATAAAAAGAATCCGAAGTGCAGATTTGATTATTATAGATGATCTTATGTTTATGGCCATGGACCAACATGAAGCTAACTTATTCTTCCACCTAATTAACGATTTATATAATAAGTCGTCTATTATACTAACATCTAATAAAGCGCCAAAGGAATGGGGGGAATTATTAGGTGATCCAGCGATTACCACTGCCATCTTAGATAGAATTCTTCATAAAGCTGAAATTATTCACCTAAATGAAGATAGTTATAGAATGAAACATAGATCCTCTATATTTAATTAA